In Xylocopa sonorina isolate GNS202 chromosome 4, iyXylSono1_principal, whole genome shotgun sequence, the sequence TTCACTCCTGCAGGGAGTAGACCCGTGCCGGTTACCAGGTGCGGTAGAGAAGCAGAACGTAACCGAGATAATCGATCGGTGCGTAATTGACACGAACGGTAATAAATAAGAAAAAGAAGACCTCCTGAAGAGTCGCCGACCAGGCGTTGCGCGCATTCGAGAGCTGGGCGACTGTGTCGTCACTGCGTCCCGACATTGCGGTCCATGGTGGGTGCCGCCACATTTACTTGCTCTGCGGCATCAACGGGTAGAAATCGATGAGATGACTCAACGATGTCAAGAACGGGGGCTATGATCCAACGCACATCAACGATTCGTGCGTACTACTGCTACTTCCGGTACTAACGCAGGCACTGCCTACGTTGCTGCTAGCGCAACTACCGCTAGCTGCCGCCaagtgctgctgctgttgctgctgctgctgctgttgctgctgatgatgatgatgatgttgGTGTTGCTGATGCTGCTGCTCCTGCGCCGTCGTACTCCTGAGGATATCATCCGCGGACAGGGGTGTCAGcttccatccaggcataaagtcTAAATCTAGGTCCGGACCTATATCGACGTCCAGTAGCTCGTTGTTGTTCAATGGGTCTAGGGGCGACTGACTCGAGAGCGACAGCACGCTACCCCAGTTGATCGAACGACTGTCGTCGCTGTCGCCGATCCCGGAATCAGCGTCGGTCTCGTTCGAAGACGTTGGTGGCATCGGGAACGGCGTTAGCCTGCCCTGCTCGGGAGGTTGCAGTTGAGCAATCGGTGCCGGTATAACCGGCTCCATGGGCGGTGGACTTCTGTCCCTCTCCATCTCGCGTTCGAGGTGCCTTAGCGTATTGCAAATTAGGACCGATCGGTGAAGGCTCGGGTCCGGAAATTGGCGGTACCTCGCCAGTTTGCACATCGAGATATTTAAAACGGCTAGCCGCCTTTGCCTGTAACAGGCTCTGCCACGCCGGCACCAACTTGACCTCGAACCCTCGCAGCACCTCTCGTTCGCTCGGTAACTCGAGCCGAGTTCTAGATAACTCTTTCCGTTCTCCTCTCGCCGTATCGTTGGCGGCTCGTAATGATGAGGAGCGCCCCACTGCGGCTGCGGCCTCGACAATTGACTGTAACCGTTGTTACCGACAGGGCTACGCTGGTGATGGTAGTAGTGCTGCGGATGATGATGCAGGTGCGCCACCGTAGACGAGGGCGGTGATGACGTCGGCGCCGATgattgctgctgttgttgctgctgctgttgctgctgctgctgctgctgctgcgccGACtgatgttgctgctgctgctgctgctgctgttgttgctgagGACTTGTCGATGACGGCTGACAAGGATTTGTCTGCAGGCAAGGCGAACTCACTTCCATATCATAATAAGAGGCTGTCGTCTGGCTCAAAGGGGCCGTGTAACTATCCTCCATCGCCCACCAGCTACCCTCCACCCGACCTAACTTCGTTGGGCTCTCGCCCATATCCATGTCGAACTCCATGCAGCCCACACCTCCCTCCAATTTACGTTTTCCTGCCGTGGCCTGCAGACCCATCATTGCACAACTCTGAAAATTGATAGAATACACAATATGTTAGAGACTCTCTTTATAGATTCGCTCTTACAGCAGGATAAATCAAGCATTTTTATATTTCGCTTTTAAATTTGGTATACGATTAGTGCAAAATATGATTCGTTCAAGGAGGTATGAAAACGAAACTTCGAAATTTATGAGAATAAGGAAAGATTCGTACGATAAGTTAGGAATCTTTTCTGTACGATGATTTAGCGACATGGTCGTGAAAGAGTCTCGATACTCTGCCATGGACAGCAGAGTACGCAAAACGGCGTGACTCAGAGGGTAGGCTCGCTGACAGACGTTGGAGAATGACGTCAGGCGTCTCCCTACTCTAGCCTGGAAGAAGTCATCGTTGGAATGGATGATCGAGTGGGTATGGAAGAGAAGGGGGACACAAATGGCGAGGGGGACAGAGGAGTGTTGTTACTCATGGGTTCAATCAGCAAGCATGCGGGCCCCTTGTAAAATACTCCTCTCCATTTTATCTTTCCCTCTGTCTTTATTTTCCTTTCTATTCTTCCCTTCTCTTCATTTGGAATTATACCTTAGAATCCACGAAaatcatactatcgtaaacttTGGGAATGATCTTTCTTCTAGCATTAAACACGAAATAATAATTTGCACTAACGTGTTCCGATATTAAAGAGGTCATAGATTTACATTTCCTGTTTTCTTAATTAAGATAAAATGCAGCATTTGTATACACAAACGATAGTTTGTTTGACCCATAGTGGTACCAATTATGAAACGTGACTGGATCCAAGCGATGAAAACCCAAACAAATGATAAAACACGTGGACATCGATGATTTACATCCGTGCGTGTACGATCCAACGACTgtgcaagtgaaagtaaataatCATGCCTCCCTCCAACTTTTACTTTGCCAGAGCAAGCTTCCAAACGGGCAAAGAGAAAGAAGGTAGAAAGGAACAAATCGAAAGGCAAAAATATACGTATTCGGTTGGGAATCATTGGCACAACAGATAGTTGAGCGATTTGCCGTGAGGTGTCATTACCGACGCGTTCGTCGTTTTCTCGGAACCACGTGGTCTGCACATGACATTtaatttcataaaaaaaaaagaaaaaaacagaaaTGGAGGAAACCGGAGGCGCGAGGAGCTAAACTACGGGTAGGGGATGTATAGTGGCGTGAACGTCATTTAACAGATAATCGATGCGTTACGTTGTTCGACCAATACGAAGAGCCGTGTGTGCAAGTGGCAAGAACGGTGAGAAAAGGGGGGGAAAAAAGTTTCGAGGAAACGAGCAATGCCATCAGAGACGATACCGCGCCCTCATGATATCCGTCGCGTGGCAAAATAAGCGATTGCCACTTAGCTGGTAACACCAAGGaaaattgaaatttcaagtggaaattacacgtatatatatatatatatatattttcgtcAATGATAATGTTGCCAATCCAAGTAGATTACCTTTTATCGATACAACTTCAACAAGAGTTCTTGAAAAGAATAGAAAGCACGCGCTTTTAGAAACGCGATTTAGTTACTCTAGGAGTAACTATATAGTGGCTATGGTggtagcagcaacagcagccaaCGACTCAATCTCGACTCGACAGTGTACATCCGCCGCAGCGGCCTACTTGGAATACGACTCGCTCGCGAAGGTTCTCCTTCCAACAGGGTCGACCAGTCCCGGAGCTCTTCGAGAGACGATTCGTGGAATTACGGGGAAAACAATGACGGATCGTATCCGCGAGCTTGATTTCGCCTTCCATCATGGTGAAAACACCATTTTCTCAGTACTGTCTAAGTACTTCTAGTTTTAGCAGCCAATATCGGTTTCCCCGATACTTGTCCTTATACGTTATAATGACTTAACATAAAACTGTGGCACCATTCAACGTCAGATATACAAAGGAAACGTTGTAGAATTTGAGCATACGTGTTTTACTCAACAAGTTCTACTTTACCAACCGAGTTATCCAAGCTGTTATCAAATTCCGCGTATGCCTAAGTCCAGTATCAAAAGACTAACTAGCAGCGACGGTTTTATCGAAGTCTTAAAGCGAAGACTTCAGTGAATGCGCTCGAGAATTCAGCGGGCATCCATACAAGCAATGTTTGCGAAACATGGCCCGGGCACTTGTTGAATCGAGACGGCCACCGGATGGTTGCTGCGGGGGGTTACCGCGTAACGGATTAGCTGTGTGTGGCAGAAATGCACGGCTCTTAACTGCCCATAAATCAAAGTCAAGAAGCATGCCCATCCCACTCTTTCCCTCGCGAAAACTTCGAGGGATGCGGCTCGCACGGGTACTCTTTTAACCGACGAATCTTGAACCTCATCTGAGTTAGGGACTCCTGACACTGATTCCGGGGTGAAGTGCTCAGAAATTGCTATCGTTTCTTTTATATAAATCATACTAACAAAGAACGGAATTCTATGAAGCTACGCTAACGAAGCTAGTCTTCAGGGGATACATGAGTATtagatattaaatattatatggATGTATTAATATTTCGTTTGATAAGTTAAAAAGTTGGAAGTGTATTAGTGTTGATATTATTAAGTAAAATATTTATAGAAGTACGAGTAAATTGCATGCGATCTTTTAGATTTAATTTAACTTGACGAAAGAAATGAAACTAGTGTTTGTTAAAGCAATTTTCATTAAGAAGATAAGTTGTGCAAAAAAATTGTTGACCGAATTTCTCTAAACAAATTTACCCGAATTCCTGTTTTATCATCAGAAATATGGGTCAATGGAATAAACGTGAGAGAAGTAGCAGAACTAGAAAAGATTCATGACGACTATGCTCGCAATAAGATAATGTTCACCGCGTGAGGCCTATCTAGACATACTACAGCATACGCATGAGAAGATTAATAATGTTCAGCTTTTACGTCACTTTGTGCAAAATGAGACGAAATTATATTTAGCACGAACAAATGACGGCTAACAGAAATAAAGGATAAGTGAAAGCATAAAATTGCTTAATGATATAAGAAATTTTCAATCAATTTCAAGCATACATAAAACAATTGGAATATGTTAATTCATATTTGACCAATAAATGTACACgaatattaaagaaaaaaatatatatatagcaaAATATTTTAAAGGAAATCATGTTCTATTTGATTCGTTAGAACCAGTAGCGAGCTCGAAGGATGCGAGAGAAGAATCAAAAGTAGAGAAGGTTTGTGGTGGATCCGGCTATGCCTGACGATGAGGTAATGTTTGCTACACGAGTCAAAGCTATCTAGTCAGCCAAAGAACGAACACACACGAAGTTCTGCCCGAGCCAGTTGGAGCCCCGTAGATAAAACCAGCCAATGTATGGCGTCGTACATTCCTCAGCTATATGCATGTGTGCTGGGCATGCGCGGATAGGTCGACATAATGCTGTACAACATCGAATTTTAGAATCCATTTTTGAATTCAAATACTCCAGTATTTTCGGTAGCGTGAACTCTACGTATTCAGCAACCGAAAATACCTAAACCGCTACTCCTATGAAGGTTAGCTCAATAACTCAGTGGTACCAACATGAGAACACGTTCGACTCGGCGAACGTCTCGAGGAGGTGTAAAAAAGGAAAGAATTGAATGGTCTTTAATGCATtataaattcgaatgcaaaaagCAGAAAGATAATGAGACGAGCAAAGTgttagaaaaaaggaaaaaaaatgaaacgagtCGGTAATATTATCTTTAGGTTTTGTTTAAGCAGTATCGATTTCATGGGTCAACAGTCTACTCTGTGCCGTGAAATCTATGGAAATTTACTTCGCGTCGAACTCGAAACTGCGCAGTGGGTAAATGCAATCGAGCCGTGTTAGTGCGAATTTTCTGCGCTGCTCAGGCACCAGAAGAACGACATCAAGGCGACGTTGGTGCCGGCGGTCTGCAGTCATGACAACATGACGTCAACCGGCCGTGTGTTATTTTCGAAAGGGGACTCGAGCGGCGCGCCGCATAGCGGTGAGATCGTCAACTGCGGGAAACAGCTCGACAACAGCGTCGCGCGCTACGCTATCAGGCCAAGAAATAACAACGCGCACGATACAGTCTGCGGTGTTATGATTATTGAGCGCAATTCCGTCgggaatatttaaataaatgagAAACCGGCGACCGTTCTCACGGATAAAAAAATTTTCGTTCCTTCGCACGGAAATTCCACTTGAGAAATATGTTTCTCCGACAGATAATATTATCGTCAGATATTGTCCAATTTTTATCCGACCATTTATCTGCAATGTTCTGTATTATTTATAGATACGATATATCCTAGATAATTTTCCACGACAAATATAATCGACCGATTTCTTGAATTAATTCAAATTAAACGGAAAGTTAGAAAAAAGTCCCAATGTCACGTTGCACAGTTCGTGGCGAAACAAATTTTTCTATGCGCTCCGAACTTGAGGATCGTTAGATAAAATATATCGTTTTGAAAGTAATAGGTAAAGATAATCGTAATATATTTTATCCTTGAGATTCAAGGGTGCGGTTTGACTTCGCGTGGTTTTCCTCTAACACAGCCGTGACAAGAAAATTTCTCAAAGGCCAGAAATATTTCCAGTTCGGCCATGAATTATGCAACCGTCGAATTTCGTTTCACGTAATGACGTAAGATCGTCATGGAACAACGACTTTTCTTCGAATCTAACTTCAAGTTTCGCGCTTACGATCCTGGAAGCTGGTTTGAATGCTAGCATTAACAGTATAAAGTCCGCGGCAGATTAGTGTGGTGCGCTATCTCGTCGAACGGATAAGATTGCCGGGGAGCAGCCAGTTAGACTTAGGTCTCAAGGACTCGTAAATCGCGCTCAtcgtcgcgaactttcaaaaacCTGCCGTGGCGCTATTTCTTCCCTAAAGCGAGCACAATTTTTTCAATCATTTCAAACAATTATGGGGTACACTATCTAAAATTTCTATATAATATCAATTACTATCAATTACCAACATAAATATGAACATACTATACTTATAAAATTGTGAGAATAATCTATTATAGTGAGACCAAATAAATTAGCGATTTAAAAATGCAGAGGAAAAGGAAAGAATTAAATTTTACATCCGTTCGCGTGTCGCAACAGACGGAAAACCGAAAGCTAGTATCGAGTCTAATGAAACCGACCACGTAAGGGGTCAGTGCGTGTTTACGACCTTTAAACGAAGAAACAAACGCAAGAGCCGGCGATCTATATTACGCTATTGAATAGcttgttgaaaaaaaaaacgtcCAATGAACGTTATCCTTCGTGAAAATGATCATGCACGGGCAAACATCTATACTACTTTGGCCACGCATTCGATTCATAGACAGTAGAGCGTATCAGAGAAAAGAACAGATGAGAACCAACCCCTAATTCATGTCTGTACCTATAAGCAACGGTCTGCTTCGTTCATTCGCCTATCACCCATCAAATACAAATTTTAATGGAACTACGGTTGAAGGCCTTACTCGAACAAGATTTACATACATATGTTTACGCGACAGAACAATTCCGATAAAATATATGCATAAACATTATACATTTCTGCTAACACCGTGTTACCTACTTATAGTGAATCGTGTTTTACGTTCATGTTCTTCGTTTCAAGACGTGTAAGTCCTTATTAATAATTCCTACAATGTTCAGTGTTATATGTAGTTTATATACAGGACAGTAGCATATGTTAACAAATGCAAAGATGCACTTAATCGTTAAATAACCGAGTATTTGCAAATACTGTTTGTATCCATTGTAACTCGCGTACCTGGCTACTACACCGATATCTCGAAGAGTCTGTGATCTCCATATAATTGTACTCGCTTTTCCATCGAGCTAATGCACAGATAAACATGATTGTTTAACGACTATCTTCCAGCGAATACAAGGAAATCTTTTTCTATCGGAACAACAATGCGCACAGCCAACCCATATCCCCCGCATGGTCAGGCGCGACGGAACTTTCCTCGTACCCTGGATTGATACCCAAACGAAAACGGCCGCGATTGTCGACCCAATTCCGTGGCACGCGGTGCAACATTTGCAACCGCGAAAATACGAGTGGCAGTGCAACGAGCGCGCCACGGGTATTCGTATGCCATGCAGAAACGCGCAATAAACGCGTCGCCATACTTGTACGCGCAGCCGGCAGATCCAGCGTGTCCTTTGTACAAACGTACGCGTATTTCGCGCGATGTACAACTTTCACGATAAATACACTAGCCTATATACCCGTCCACCCTGTCGAGGAGAATCTACGCGCGCTGGTCGGTCCTACATTAGGGGATGAATAAAGGAAGGTTTCCGAAACGGGTAGGGTCGCTTCCCCCCGGGTAGAAAACGGTTCTCAGGACCCTCTGCCAGTTGTAGCTCGCGCACGGGAACAACGGCATACGGAATCGGAGGGATATTTCCTGCTTTAAAAGGCGAGAGGTTCGCTGATATGGCACGTTCGACGAGGGTTCGGTTGAGAACTACTGGCACGTAATCTAGTAGGGCGCGCGGCATCTGCGGTGCCCTAAACGAAGGGTCCCGCACCCCGAGTACTCCACTAGGGATCGTCaggggaaaaaaagagagaatggAGGGCGGATCAGGGGTGGTAAATTGGAAGAAAGAGGGGAGAGGGAAGGAACGGACGGAGAAGCGGAAATGTAGTTGGCTTCTTAAGGGGAGGTTTCTCTGGCCTCGACGGTCGAGAAGTGAGCATTCCccgggaatttttgttttaagTCACTACGAGCCCAGTCATTGTATATTTATTACACAAATTTTATCTTCAATTTCAATTACCAGAGGATCATACGTTTTAATCTTCTAAAAATCTTCCCCCGATGCTTAATGCATTTGCAATGTTAAATGCGAACATAAAAGGAAATCAAGATACGATATTTCAGCTCTCCTTttctaaaataattttaataattcgcAAGTAAGCTATGAAGTACCTATGTACTTCatttctgcgtgtcaaataAAAGTACTCGAATTGCACGTTTTCTGGTTCCACGCGAAACAGGTCCACGATAAATCGATATAGTCGGACACCGAGTTCTGTTCGCAGAACTTCATTTAAATCGGCAAAACTATTCCCATTGCGCGGCCATCACCCCGGACGCCCCCCGTGGAAACCGCACAACCCCTTGCCTGGCAGAAATAGAAATCGAAGCGTCGAACGCGGTGTCTAAAAGCTGAAATTGCAATTTTCGGACCAGCCTCGAATTTAAATTACTCGAGAACGCTAAACTTGCTCCGATCAACAGTAGACATCGAGCTAGATTTTTCTCCAGACGCCACCGAGAGACAGCGAAGGAAACCGCGGTATGATCACCCCCGACTCGTTGCTCACTTTTCTGACAAGTTGCAACAAAAAGATTGTTCACTTTCGAGGAAGCGCACAGCTGTAAAC encodes:
- the Tara gene encoding SERTA domain-containing protein 2 taranis, producing the protein MWCDVSQSCAMMGLQATAGKRKLEGGVGCMEFDMDMGESPTKLGRVEGSWWAMEDSYTAPLSQTTASYYDMEVSSPCLQTNPCQPSSTSPQQQQQQQQQQQHQSAQQQQQQQQQQQQQQQQSSAPTSSPPSSTVAHLHHHPQHYYHHQRSPVGNNGYSQLSRPQPQWGAPHHYEPPTIRREENGKSYLELGSSYRANERCCEGSRSSWCRRGRACYRQRRLAVLNISMCKLARYRQFPDPSLHRSVLICNTLRHLEREMERDRSPPPMEPVIPAPIAQLQPPEQGRLTPFPMPPTSSNETDADSGIGDSDDSRSINWGSVLSLSSQSPLDPLNNNELLDVDIGPDLDLDFMPGWKLTPLSADDILRSTTAQEQQHQQHQHHHHHQQQQQQQQQQQQHLAAASGSCASSNVGSACVSTGSSSSTHESLMCVGS